In Pseudoxanthomonas indica, the following are encoded in one genomic region:
- the leuC gene encoding 3-isopropylmalate dehydratase large subunit, whose translation MTSAPRTLFDKLWDAHVVTPETSTAPAVLYIDLHLIHEVTSPQAFTELASRGLKPRRPDRTKATMDHSTPTLPAGADGKLPYYTAAAETQVNTLARNCAAHGIELFDMNSDHRGIVHVIAPELGFTQPGMTIVCGDSHTSTHGAFGALAFGIGTSEVGHVLATQCLLQRKPKSMAISVEGELAPGVGAKDVILHIIGVIGVNGGTGHVIEYRGSTIRAMDMEQRMTLCNMSIEAGARAGMVAPDQTTFDWLAKAPRAPKGAAFEAAVQAWNQLHSEDGASFDSEVRIDAADIRPTLTWGTHPGTAIAVDLPIPAANDAAARKALDYMHLDAGHALAGTPVDVVFVGSCTNGRLSDMREVASVLRDRHVAARVRMLVVPGSEQVKREAETEGIDAIVRAAGAEWREPGCSMCIAMNGDLVAPGQLAVSTSNRNFEGRQGPGSRTLLASPLSAAWAAVNGKVSDPRDLFAAHKEVA comes from the coding sequence ATGACCTCCGCGCCACGCACCTTGTTCGACAAACTGTGGGACGCCCACGTCGTCACGCCTGAAACCAGCACCGCACCCGCGGTGCTGTATATCGATCTGCACCTGATCCACGAAGTCACCTCGCCGCAAGCCTTCACCGAACTGGCGTCGCGCGGCCTGAAGCCACGCCGCCCGGATCGCACCAAGGCGACGATGGATCATTCCACCCCGACCCTGCCGGCCGGCGCCGACGGCAAGCTGCCCTACTACACCGCGGCCGCCGAAACCCAGGTCAACACGCTGGCGCGCAACTGCGCCGCGCATGGCATCGAACTGTTCGACATGAACTCCGATCACCGCGGCATCGTCCACGTGATTGCACCGGAGCTGGGCTTCACCCAACCGGGCATGACGATCGTCTGCGGCGACAGCCACACCTCCACCCACGGCGCATTCGGTGCGCTGGCGTTCGGCATCGGCACCAGCGAAGTCGGCCACGTATTGGCCACCCAGTGCCTGCTGCAGCGCAAGCCCAAATCGATGGCGATCAGCGTGGAAGGCGAACTGGCGCCGGGCGTGGGCGCCAAGGACGTAATCCTGCACATCATCGGCGTGATTGGCGTCAACGGCGGCACCGGCCATGTGATCGAATACCGCGGCTCGACCATCCGCGCGATGGACATGGAGCAGCGGATGACCCTGTGCAACATGTCGATTGAAGCCGGCGCACGTGCCGGCATGGTGGCGCCGGACCAGACCACCTTCGACTGGCTGGCCAAGGCCCCGCGTGCGCCCAAGGGTGCGGCGTTCGAGGCGGCCGTGCAGGCCTGGAACCAGTTGCACAGCGAAGACGGCGCGAGTTTCGACAGCGAGGTGCGCATCGATGCCGCCGACATCCGCCCGACCCTGACCTGGGGCACGCATCCTGGCACGGCCATCGCGGTGGACCTGCCCATTCCCGCCGCCAATGACGCGGCTGCGCGCAAGGCGCTGGATTACATGCACCTGGATGCCGGCCACGCGCTGGCGGGTACGCCGGTGGACGTGGTGTTTGTCGGCTCGTGCACCAATGGTCGACTGAGCGACATGCGTGAAGTGGCGTCAGTGTTGCGCGATCGCCACGTCGCCGCACGCGTACGCATGCTGGTCGTGCCCGGATCCGAACAGGTCAAGCGCGAAGCCGAGACCGAAGGCATCGATGCCATCGTGCGTGCCGCCGGCGCCGAATGGCGCGAGCCGGGCTGCTCGATGTGCATCGCCATGAACGGCGATCTGGTCGCACCCGGCCAGCTGGCGGTAAGCACCAGCAACCGCAATTTCGAAGGCCGCCAGGGACCGGGTTCGCGCACCTTGCTGGCCTCGCCGCTGAGCGCGGCCTGGGCGGCGGTGAATGGAAAAGTCAGTGACCCGCGCGATTTGTTTGCCGCGCACAAGGAGGTGGCGTGA
- the leuD gene encoding 3-isopropylmalate dehydratase small subunit translates to MSGFQQLRSRSVVLRQTNIDTDQIIPARFLSTTERSGLGRHAFNDWRWQADGAPNPEFPFNQPANADRQILLAGRNFGCGSSREHAPWALVDLGLRAIVSSEIADIFRNNSLKNGLVPVVLAEEDVQKLMERPDDELLIDVAACELRTPDGRTYPFPLDAFAQTCLLEGVDELGYLLARQADIEHYEDTRYAQ, encoded by the coding sequence ATGAGTGGCTTCCAGCAATTGCGCTCGCGCAGCGTGGTCCTGCGCCAGACCAACATCGATACCGACCAGATCATTCCGGCGCGCTTCCTGTCCACCACCGAGCGTTCGGGGCTGGGCAGGCACGCGTTCAATGACTGGCGCTGGCAGGCCGATGGCGCGCCGAATCCGGAGTTCCCGTTCAACCAGCCCGCCAATGCGGATCGCCAGATCCTGCTGGCTGGGCGCAACTTCGGCTGCGGCTCCTCGCGTGAGCATGCACCGTGGGCGCTGGTGGATCTGGGCTTGCGCGCCATCGTCAGCAGCGAGATTGCCGACATCTTCCGCAACAACAGCTTGAAGAACGGCCTGGTGCCGGTTGTGCTGGCCGAAGAGGACGTGCAGAAGCTGATGGAACGTCCCGACGATGAGCTGCTGATCGACGTGGCCGCCTGCGAACTGCGCACGCCCGATGGCCGCACGTATCCCTTCCCGCTGGACGCCTTCGCCCAGACCTGCCTGCTGGAAGGCGTCGACGAACTGGGCTACCTGCTGGCCCGCCAGGCCGATATCGAACATTACGAGGACACCCGCTATGCACAGTGA